In Nisaea acidiphila, the DNA window CGCCTGAACCCGTCCACGCTGCCGAACGCCGCCGAGATTGGCTATTCGCAGATCTCCATCGTCGAGCCCGGCCGGATGGCCTTCATCTCCGGGCAGGTGGCATGGAGTCCGGACGGCGCGGCGGTTCCGGGCGATCTTGCGGAGCAGATGAAACTGGTCGCCGCGAATGCGAAGGCGGCACTGGATGCGGTCGGAGCAAGCTTTGCCGACGTCGTCATGGCTCGGATCTATGTGGTCGA includes these proteins:
- a CDS encoding RidA family protein, giving the protein MSHPIVRLNPSTLPNAAEIGYSQISIVEPGRMAFISGQVAWSPDGAAVPGDLAEQMKLVAANAKAALDAVGASFADVVMARIYVVDLTPERLEALMPEFLSAFDGVQPSVTGVGVAALAAPDLQVEMELIVRVPD